Proteins encoded in a region of the Capra hircus breed San Clemente chromosome 3, ASM170441v1, whole genome shotgun sequence genome:
- the ECM1 gene encoding extracellular matrix protein 1 isoform X5, whose amino-acid sequence MGTMSRAALVLACLTVASVASDGGFKASGQRELGPQPLTHPLQEVGYAAPPSPPLSRALPQGHPHTSQHSLHFEGQSEVQPFPSQDAIPLQEELPPPQLPLEKKGGPPLPQEAIPLQEELPAPQVPIEQKEVSHSEGKSHKFISCLFLLYPPSLSLSLHIVPLPTVFPVLEKPAPSMDHGPPEPESWNPAQHCQQGRPRGGWGHRLDGFPPGRPSLDNLDQICLPSRQHVVYGPWNLPQTGFSHLSRQGETLNLLETGYSRCCRCHNPTNRLDCAELVWEDTLDGYCDWEHAIKTHHHSCCHYPPSPLRDECFARRAPYPNYDRDILTLDLSRITPNLMNHLCGNQRVLSKHKQIPGLIQKVTARCCDLPFPEQACCAEEEKSAFIDDLCGSRRNFWRDSALCCKLSPGDEQVNCFNTKYLRNVALVTGDTRDAKGPGEQGPTRGTNSSPTSEPKEE is encoded by the exons ATGGGGACCATGTCCAGAGCAGCCTTGGTCTTGGCCTGTTTGACTGTTGCTTCTGTGGCCTCTGATGGAG GTTTCAAGGCTTCAGGGCAGAGAGAGCTGGGGCCACAGCCCCTGACCCACCCCCTTCAAGAAG TGGGCTATGCTGcacccccttccccacctctgAGCAGAGCCCTCCCCCAGGGTCACCCTCACACCTCCCAGCATAGCCTGCACTTTGAGGGACAGAGTGAAG TGCAGCCCTTTCCCTCACAGGACGCCATCCCCCTCCAAGAggagctgccccctccccagctccccctggaaaagaaag GGGGTCCCCCTCTCCCTCAAGAAGCCATCCCCCTCCAAGAGGAGCTGCCCGCTCCCCAGGTTCCTATTGAACAGAAGGAAG TCAGTCATTCTGAAGGTAAGAGCCACAAAttcatttcttgtctttttcttctgtatcctccCAGCCTTTCACTGTCCCTCCACATAGTCCCCCTTCCCACTGTTTTCCCTGTTCTAGAAAAGCCAGCTCCCTCCATGGACCACGGCCCCCCAGAGCCCGAGTCCTGGAATCCAGCCCAGCACTGCCAACAGGGCCGACCCCGAGGCGGCTGGGGCCACCGACTGGATGGCTTCCCCCCTGGGCGGCCTTCTCTGGACAATCTGGACCAGATCTGCCTTCCTAGTCGTCAGCATGTGGTGTATGGCCCTTGGAACCTGCCACAGACTGGCTTTTCCCACCTCAGCCGTCAGGGTGAGACCCTCAATTTGCTGGAGACTGGATATTCCCGCTGCTGCCGCTGTCACAACCCCACAAACCGCCTGGACTGTGCAGAACTCGTG TGGGAGGATACCCTCGATGGGTACTGTGACTGGGAGCACGCTATAAAGACCCACCACCACTCGTGTTGCCACTACCCCCCTAGCCCCCTCCGTGACGAGTGCTTCGCCCGTCGGGCTCCCTATCCCAACTATGACCGGGATATCTTGACCCTTGACCTCAGCCGAATCACCCCCAACCTCATGAATCACCTCTGTGGAAACCAAAGAGTTCTCAGCAAGCA CAAGCAGATTCCTGGGCTGATTCAGAAAGTGACTGCCCGTTGCTGTGACCTGCCATTCCCAGAGCAGGCCTGCTGTGCTGAGGAGGAG AAATCAGCCTTTATTGATGACCTGTGTGGTTCCCGACGTAACTTCTGGCGAGACTCTGCCCTCTGCTGTAAACTGAGTCCTGGGGATGAACAGGTCAACTGCTTCAACACGAAGTATCTGAGGAATGTGGCTCTAGTGACTGGGGACACTAGGGATGCCAAGGGCCCCGGGGAGCAGGGCCCAACTCGGGGAACAAATAGCAGCCCCACCTCTGAGCCCAAGGAAGAGTGA
- the ECM1 gene encoding extracellular matrix protein 1 isoform X4, giving the protein MGTMSRAALVLACLTVASVASDGGFKASGQRELGPQPLTHPLQEVGYAAPPSPPLSRALPQGHPHTSQHSLHFEGQSEVQPFPSQDAIPLQEELPPPQLPLEKKGGPPLPQEAIPLQEELPAPQVPIEQKEEKPAPSMDHGPPEPESWNPAQHCQQGRPRGGWGHRLDGFPPGRPSLDNLDQICLPSRQHVVYGPWNLPQTGFSHLSRQGETLNLLETGYSRCCRCHNPTNRLDCAELVWEDAVTRFCEAEFSVKTQPHGCCKKQGEARLSCFQEEAPRPHYQLRACPSHQPGISLGPKLPFPPGLPTVDNIKNICHLKRFRSVPRNLPATDSIQRQLQALTRLEAEFQRCCRPGNNHTCAWKAWEDTLDGYCDWEHAIKTHHHSCCHYPPSPLRDECFARRAPYPNYDRDILTLDLSRITPNLMNHLCGNQRVLSKHKQIPGLIQKVTARCCDLPFPEQACCAEEEKSAFIDDLCGSRRNFWRDSALCCKLSPGDEQVNCFNTKYLRNVALVTGDTRDAKGPGEQGPTRGTNSSPTSEPKEE; this is encoded by the exons ATGGGGACCATGTCCAGAGCAGCCTTGGTCTTGGCCTGTTTGACTGTTGCTTCTGTGGCCTCTGATGGAG GTTTCAAGGCTTCAGGGCAGAGAGAGCTGGGGCCACAGCCCCTGACCCACCCCCTTCAAGAAG TGGGCTATGCTGcacccccttccccacctctgAGCAGAGCCCTCCCCCAGGGTCACCCTCACACCTCCCAGCATAGCCTGCACTTTGAGGGACAGAGTGAAG TGCAGCCCTTTCCCTCACAGGACGCCATCCCCCTCCAAGAggagctgccccctccccagctccccctggaaaagaaag GGGGTCCCCCTCTCCCTCAAGAAGCCATCCCCCTCCAAGAGGAGCTGCCCGCTCCCCAGGTTCCTATTGAACAGAAGGAAG AAAAGCCAGCTCCCTCCATGGACCACGGCCCCCCAGAGCCCGAGTCCTGGAATCCAGCCCAGCACTGCCAACAGGGCCGACCCCGAGGCGGCTGGGGCCACCGACTGGATGGCTTCCCCCCTGGGCGGCCTTCTCTGGACAATCTGGACCAGATCTGCCTTCCTAGTCGTCAGCATGTGGTGTATGGCCCTTGGAACCTGCCACAGACTGGCTTTTCCCACCTCAGCCGTCAGGGTGAGACCCTCAATTTGCTGGAGACTGGATATTCCCGCTGCTGCCGCTGTCACAACCCCACAAACCGCCTGGACTGTGCAGAACTCGTG TGGGAAGACGCAGTGACCCGGTTCTGTGAGGCCGAGTTTTCGGTCAAGACCCAACCCCACGGGTGCTGCAAAAAGCAGGGGGAGGCTCGATTATCCTGCTTCCAGGAGGAAGCTCCCCGGCCACACTACCAGCTCCGGGCCTGCCCCAGCCACCAGCCTGGTATTTCCTTGGGCCCCAAGCTGCCCTTTCCCCCTGGGCTACCCACAGTGGACAATATCAAGAACATCTGCCACCTAAAACGCTTCCGCTCGGTGCCACGCAACCTCCCAGCCACGGACTCCATCCAAAGGCAGCTGCAGGCCCTGACCCGGCTGGAGGCGGAGTTCCAGCGCTGCTGCCGGCCCGGGAACAACCACACCTGTGCCTGGAAGGCC TGGGAGGATACCCTCGATGGGTACTGTGACTGGGAGCACGCTATAAAGACCCACCACCACTCGTGTTGCCACTACCCCCCTAGCCCCCTCCGTGACGAGTGCTTCGCCCGTCGGGCTCCCTATCCCAACTATGACCGGGATATCTTGACCCTTGACCTCAGCCGAATCACCCCCAACCTCATGAATCACCTCTGTGGAAACCAAAGAGTTCTCAGCAAGCA CAAGCAGATTCCTGGGCTGATTCAGAAAGTGACTGCCCGTTGCTGTGACCTGCCATTCCCAGAGCAGGCCTGCTGTGCTGAGGAGGAG AAATCAGCCTTTATTGATGACCTGTGTGGTTCCCGACGTAACTTCTGGCGAGACTCTGCCCTCTGCTGTAAACTGAGTCCTGGGGATGAACAGGTCAACTGCTTCAACACGAAGTATCTGAGGAATGTGGCTCTAGTGACTGGGGACACTAGGGATGCCAAGGGCCCCGGGGAGCAGGGCCCAACTCGGGGAACAAATAGCAGCCCCACCTCTGAGCCCAAGGAAGAGTGA
- the ECM1 gene encoding extracellular matrix protein 1 isoform X3, which translates to MGTMSRAALVLACLTVASVASDGGFKASGQRELGPQPLTHPLQEVQPFPSQDAIPLQEELPPPQLPLEKKGGPPLPQEAIPLQEELPAPQVPIEQKEVSHSEGKSHKFISCLFLLYPPSLSLSLHIVPLPTVFPVLEKPAPSMDHGPPEPESWNPAQHCQQGRPRGGWGHRLDGFPPGRPSLDNLDQICLPSRQHVVYGPWNLPQTGFSHLSRQGETLNLLETGYSRCCRCHNPTNRLDCAELVWEDAVTRFCEAEFSVKTQPHGCCKKQGEARLSCFQEEAPRPHYQLRACPSHQPGISLGPKLPFPPGLPTVDNIKNICHLKRFRSVPRNLPATDSIQRQLQALTRLEAEFQRCCRPGNNHTCAWKAWEDTLDGYCDWEHAIKTHHHSCCHYPPSPLRDECFARRAPYPNYDRDILTLDLSRITPNLMNHLCGNQRVLSKHKQIPGLIQKVTARCCDLPFPEQACCAEEEKSAFIDDLCGSRRNFWRDSALCCKLSPGDEQVNCFNTKYLRNVALVTGDTRDAKGPGEQGPTRGTNSSPTSEPKEE; encoded by the exons ATGGGGACCATGTCCAGAGCAGCCTTGGTCTTGGCCTGTTTGACTGTTGCTTCTGTGGCCTCTGATGGAG GTTTCAAGGCTTCAGGGCAGAGAGAGCTGGGGCCACAGCCCCTGACCCACCCCCTTCAAGAAG TGCAGCCCTTTCCCTCACAGGACGCCATCCCCCTCCAAGAggagctgccccctccccagctccccctggaaaagaaag GGGGTCCCCCTCTCCCTCAAGAAGCCATCCCCCTCCAAGAGGAGCTGCCCGCTCCCCAGGTTCCTATTGAACAGAAGGAAG TCAGTCATTCTGAAGGTAAGAGCCACAAAttcatttcttgtctttttcttctgtatcctccCAGCCTTTCACTGTCCCTCCACATAGTCCCCCTTCCCACTGTTTTCCCTGTTCTAGAAAAGCCAGCTCCCTCCATGGACCACGGCCCCCCAGAGCCCGAGTCCTGGAATCCAGCCCAGCACTGCCAACAGGGCCGACCCCGAGGCGGCTGGGGCCACCGACTGGATGGCTTCCCCCCTGGGCGGCCTTCTCTGGACAATCTGGACCAGATCTGCCTTCCTAGTCGTCAGCATGTGGTGTATGGCCCTTGGAACCTGCCACAGACTGGCTTTTCCCACCTCAGCCGTCAGGGTGAGACCCTCAATTTGCTGGAGACTGGATATTCCCGCTGCTGCCGCTGTCACAACCCCACAAACCGCCTGGACTGTGCAGAACTCGTG TGGGAAGACGCAGTGACCCGGTTCTGTGAGGCCGAGTTTTCGGTCAAGACCCAACCCCACGGGTGCTGCAAAAAGCAGGGGGAGGCTCGATTATCCTGCTTCCAGGAGGAAGCTCCCCGGCCACACTACCAGCTCCGGGCCTGCCCCAGCCACCAGCCTGGTATTTCCTTGGGCCCCAAGCTGCCCTTTCCCCCTGGGCTACCCACAGTGGACAATATCAAGAACATCTGCCACCTAAAACGCTTCCGCTCGGTGCCACGCAACCTCCCAGCCACGGACTCCATCCAAAGGCAGCTGCAGGCCCTGACCCGGCTGGAGGCGGAGTTCCAGCGCTGCTGCCGGCCCGGGAACAACCACACCTGTGCCTGGAAGGCC TGGGAGGATACCCTCGATGGGTACTGTGACTGGGAGCACGCTATAAAGACCCACCACCACTCGTGTTGCCACTACCCCCCTAGCCCCCTCCGTGACGAGTGCTTCGCCCGTCGGGCTCCCTATCCCAACTATGACCGGGATATCTTGACCCTTGACCTCAGCCGAATCACCCCCAACCTCATGAATCACCTCTGTGGAAACCAAAGAGTTCTCAGCAAGCA CAAGCAGATTCCTGGGCTGATTCAGAAAGTGACTGCCCGTTGCTGTGACCTGCCATTCCCAGAGCAGGCCTGCTGTGCTGAGGAGGAG AAATCAGCCTTTATTGATGACCTGTGTGGTTCCCGACGTAACTTCTGGCGAGACTCTGCCCTCTGCTGTAAACTGAGTCCTGGGGATGAACAGGTCAACTGCTTCAACACGAAGTATCTGAGGAATGTGGCTCTAGTGACTGGGGACACTAGGGATGCCAAGGGCCCCGGGGAGCAGGGCCCAACTCGGGGAACAAATAGCAGCCCCACCTCTGAGCCCAAGGAAGAGTGA
- the ECM1 gene encoding extracellular matrix protein 1 isoform X2, translating to MGTMSRAALVLACLTVASVASDGGFKASGQRELGPQPLTHPLQEVGYAAPPSPPLSRALPQGHPHTSQHSLHFEGQSEVQPFPSQDAIPLQEELPPPQLPLEKKGGPPLPQEAIPLQEELPAPQVPIEQKEVSHSEEKPAPSMDHGPPEPESWNPAQHCQQGRPRGGWGHRLDGFPPGRPSLDNLDQICLPSRQHVVYGPWNLPQTGFSHLSRQGETLNLLETGYSRCCRCHNPTNRLDCAELVWEDAVTRFCEAEFSVKTQPHGCCKKQGEARLSCFQEEAPRPHYQLRACPSHQPGISLGPKLPFPPGLPTVDNIKNICHLKRFRSVPRNLPATDSIQRQLQALTRLEAEFQRCCRPGNNHTCAWKAWEDTLDGYCDWEHAIKTHHHSCCHYPPSPLRDECFARRAPYPNYDRDILTLDLSRITPNLMNHLCGNQRVLSKHKQIPGLIQKVTARCCDLPFPEQACCAEEEKSAFIDDLCGSRRNFWRDSALCCKLSPGDEQVNCFNTKYLRNVALVTGDTRDAKGPGEQGPTRGTNSSPTSEPKEE from the exons ATGGGGACCATGTCCAGAGCAGCCTTGGTCTTGGCCTGTTTGACTGTTGCTTCTGTGGCCTCTGATGGAG GTTTCAAGGCTTCAGGGCAGAGAGAGCTGGGGCCACAGCCCCTGACCCACCCCCTTCAAGAAG TGGGCTATGCTGcacccccttccccacctctgAGCAGAGCCCTCCCCCAGGGTCACCCTCACACCTCCCAGCATAGCCTGCACTTTGAGGGACAGAGTGAAG TGCAGCCCTTTCCCTCACAGGACGCCATCCCCCTCCAAGAggagctgccccctccccagctccccctggaaaagaaag GGGGTCCCCCTCTCCCTCAAGAAGCCATCCCCCTCCAAGAGGAGCTGCCCGCTCCCCAGGTTCCTATTGAACAGAAGGAAG TCAGTCATTCTGAAG AAAAGCCAGCTCCCTCCATGGACCACGGCCCCCCAGAGCCCGAGTCCTGGAATCCAGCCCAGCACTGCCAACAGGGCCGACCCCGAGGCGGCTGGGGCCACCGACTGGATGGCTTCCCCCCTGGGCGGCCTTCTCTGGACAATCTGGACCAGATCTGCCTTCCTAGTCGTCAGCATGTGGTGTATGGCCCTTGGAACCTGCCACAGACTGGCTTTTCCCACCTCAGCCGTCAGGGTGAGACCCTCAATTTGCTGGAGACTGGATATTCCCGCTGCTGCCGCTGTCACAACCCCACAAACCGCCTGGACTGTGCAGAACTCGTG TGGGAAGACGCAGTGACCCGGTTCTGTGAGGCCGAGTTTTCGGTCAAGACCCAACCCCACGGGTGCTGCAAAAAGCAGGGGGAGGCTCGATTATCCTGCTTCCAGGAGGAAGCTCCCCGGCCACACTACCAGCTCCGGGCCTGCCCCAGCCACCAGCCTGGTATTTCCTTGGGCCCCAAGCTGCCCTTTCCCCCTGGGCTACCCACAGTGGACAATATCAAGAACATCTGCCACCTAAAACGCTTCCGCTCGGTGCCACGCAACCTCCCAGCCACGGACTCCATCCAAAGGCAGCTGCAGGCCCTGACCCGGCTGGAGGCGGAGTTCCAGCGCTGCTGCCGGCCCGGGAACAACCACACCTGTGCCTGGAAGGCC TGGGAGGATACCCTCGATGGGTACTGTGACTGGGAGCACGCTATAAAGACCCACCACCACTCGTGTTGCCACTACCCCCCTAGCCCCCTCCGTGACGAGTGCTTCGCCCGTCGGGCTCCCTATCCCAACTATGACCGGGATATCTTGACCCTTGACCTCAGCCGAATCACCCCCAACCTCATGAATCACCTCTGTGGAAACCAAAGAGTTCTCAGCAAGCA CAAGCAGATTCCTGGGCTGATTCAGAAAGTGACTGCCCGTTGCTGTGACCTGCCATTCCCAGAGCAGGCCTGCTGTGCTGAGGAGGAG AAATCAGCCTTTATTGATGACCTGTGTGGTTCCCGACGTAACTTCTGGCGAGACTCTGCCCTCTGCTGTAAACTGAGTCCTGGGGATGAACAGGTCAACTGCTTCAACACGAAGTATCTGAGGAATGTGGCTCTAGTGACTGGGGACACTAGGGATGCCAAGGGCCCCGGGGAGCAGGGCCCAACTCGGGGAACAAATAGCAGCCCCACCTCTGAGCCCAAGGAAGAGTGA
- the ECM1 gene encoding extracellular matrix protein 1 isoform X6, which translates to MGTMSRAALVLACLTVASVASDGGFKASGQRELGPQPLTHPLQEVGYAAPPSPPLSRALPQGHPHTSQHSLHFEGQSEVQPFPSQDAIPLQEELPPPQLPLEKKGGPPLPQEAIPLQEELPAPQVPIEQKEEKPAPSMDHGPPEPESWNPAQHCQQGRPRGGWGHRLDGFPPGRPSLDNLDQICLPSRQHVVYGPWNLPQTGFSHLSRQGETLNLLETGYSRCCRCHNPTNRLDCAELVWEDTLDGYCDWEHAIKTHHHSCCHYPPSPLRDECFARRAPYPNYDRDILTLDLSRITPNLMNHLCGNQRVLSKHKQIPGLIQKVTARCCDLPFPEQACCAEEEKSAFIDDLCGSRRNFWRDSALCCKLSPGDEQVNCFNTKYLRNVALVTGDTRDAKGPGEQGPTRGTNSSPTSEPKEE; encoded by the exons ATGGGGACCATGTCCAGAGCAGCCTTGGTCTTGGCCTGTTTGACTGTTGCTTCTGTGGCCTCTGATGGAG GTTTCAAGGCTTCAGGGCAGAGAGAGCTGGGGCCACAGCCCCTGACCCACCCCCTTCAAGAAG TGGGCTATGCTGcacccccttccccacctctgAGCAGAGCCCTCCCCCAGGGTCACCCTCACACCTCCCAGCATAGCCTGCACTTTGAGGGACAGAGTGAAG TGCAGCCCTTTCCCTCACAGGACGCCATCCCCCTCCAAGAggagctgccccctccccagctccccctggaaaagaaag GGGGTCCCCCTCTCCCTCAAGAAGCCATCCCCCTCCAAGAGGAGCTGCCCGCTCCCCAGGTTCCTATTGAACAGAAGGAAG AAAAGCCAGCTCCCTCCATGGACCACGGCCCCCCAGAGCCCGAGTCCTGGAATCCAGCCCAGCACTGCCAACAGGGCCGACCCCGAGGCGGCTGGGGCCACCGACTGGATGGCTTCCCCCCTGGGCGGCCTTCTCTGGACAATCTGGACCAGATCTGCCTTCCTAGTCGTCAGCATGTGGTGTATGGCCCTTGGAACCTGCCACAGACTGGCTTTTCCCACCTCAGCCGTCAGGGTGAGACCCTCAATTTGCTGGAGACTGGATATTCCCGCTGCTGCCGCTGTCACAACCCCACAAACCGCCTGGACTGTGCAGAACTCGTG TGGGAGGATACCCTCGATGGGTACTGTGACTGGGAGCACGCTATAAAGACCCACCACCACTCGTGTTGCCACTACCCCCCTAGCCCCCTCCGTGACGAGTGCTTCGCCCGTCGGGCTCCCTATCCCAACTATGACCGGGATATCTTGACCCTTGACCTCAGCCGAATCACCCCCAACCTCATGAATCACCTCTGTGGAAACCAAAGAGTTCTCAGCAAGCA CAAGCAGATTCCTGGGCTGATTCAGAAAGTGACTGCCCGTTGCTGTGACCTGCCATTCCCAGAGCAGGCCTGCTGTGCTGAGGAGGAG AAATCAGCCTTTATTGATGACCTGTGTGGTTCCCGACGTAACTTCTGGCGAGACTCTGCCCTCTGCTGTAAACTGAGTCCTGGGGATGAACAGGTCAACTGCTTCAACACGAAGTATCTGAGGAATGTGGCTCTAGTGACTGGGGACACTAGGGATGCCAAGGGCCCCGGGGAGCAGGGCCCAACTCGGGGAACAAATAGCAGCCCCACCTCTGAGCCCAAGGAAGAGTGA
- the ECM1 gene encoding extracellular matrix protein 1 isoform X1, with translation MGTMSRAALVLACLTVASVASDGGFKASGQRELGPQPLTHPLQEVGYAAPPSPPLSRALPQGHPHTSQHSLHFEGQSEVQPFPSQDAIPLQEELPPPQLPLEKKGGPPLPQEAIPLQEELPAPQVPIEQKEVSHSEGKSHKFISCLFLLYPPSLSLSLHIVPLPTVFPVLEKPAPSMDHGPPEPESWNPAQHCQQGRPRGGWGHRLDGFPPGRPSLDNLDQICLPSRQHVVYGPWNLPQTGFSHLSRQGETLNLLETGYSRCCRCHNPTNRLDCAELVWEDAVTRFCEAEFSVKTQPHGCCKKQGEARLSCFQEEAPRPHYQLRACPSHQPGISLGPKLPFPPGLPTVDNIKNICHLKRFRSVPRNLPATDSIQRQLQALTRLEAEFQRCCRPGNNHTCAWKAWEDTLDGYCDWEHAIKTHHHSCCHYPPSPLRDECFARRAPYPNYDRDILTLDLSRITPNLMNHLCGNQRVLSKHKQIPGLIQKVTARCCDLPFPEQACCAEEEKSAFIDDLCGSRRNFWRDSALCCKLSPGDEQVNCFNTKYLRNVALVTGDTRDAKGPGEQGPTRGTNSSPTSEPKEE, from the exons ATGGGGACCATGTCCAGAGCAGCCTTGGTCTTGGCCTGTTTGACTGTTGCTTCTGTGGCCTCTGATGGAG GTTTCAAGGCTTCAGGGCAGAGAGAGCTGGGGCCACAGCCCCTGACCCACCCCCTTCAAGAAG TGGGCTATGCTGcacccccttccccacctctgAGCAGAGCCCTCCCCCAGGGTCACCCTCACACCTCCCAGCATAGCCTGCACTTTGAGGGACAGAGTGAAG TGCAGCCCTTTCCCTCACAGGACGCCATCCCCCTCCAAGAggagctgccccctccccagctccccctggaaaagaaag GGGGTCCCCCTCTCCCTCAAGAAGCCATCCCCCTCCAAGAGGAGCTGCCCGCTCCCCAGGTTCCTATTGAACAGAAGGAAG TCAGTCATTCTGAAGGTAAGAGCCACAAAttcatttcttgtctttttcttctgtatcctccCAGCCTTTCACTGTCCCTCCACATAGTCCCCCTTCCCACTGTTTTCCCTGTTCTAGAAAAGCCAGCTCCCTCCATGGACCACGGCCCCCCAGAGCCCGAGTCCTGGAATCCAGCCCAGCACTGCCAACAGGGCCGACCCCGAGGCGGCTGGGGCCACCGACTGGATGGCTTCCCCCCTGGGCGGCCTTCTCTGGACAATCTGGACCAGATCTGCCTTCCTAGTCGTCAGCATGTGGTGTATGGCCCTTGGAACCTGCCACAGACTGGCTTTTCCCACCTCAGCCGTCAGGGTGAGACCCTCAATTTGCTGGAGACTGGATATTCCCGCTGCTGCCGCTGTCACAACCCCACAAACCGCCTGGACTGTGCAGAACTCGTG TGGGAAGACGCAGTGACCCGGTTCTGTGAGGCCGAGTTTTCGGTCAAGACCCAACCCCACGGGTGCTGCAAAAAGCAGGGGGAGGCTCGATTATCCTGCTTCCAGGAGGAAGCTCCCCGGCCACACTACCAGCTCCGGGCCTGCCCCAGCCACCAGCCTGGTATTTCCTTGGGCCCCAAGCTGCCCTTTCCCCCTGGGCTACCCACAGTGGACAATATCAAGAACATCTGCCACCTAAAACGCTTCCGCTCGGTGCCACGCAACCTCCCAGCCACGGACTCCATCCAAAGGCAGCTGCAGGCCCTGACCCGGCTGGAGGCGGAGTTCCAGCGCTGCTGCCGGCCCGGGAACAACCACACCTGTGCCTGGAAGGCC TGGGAGGATACCCTCGATGGGTACTGTGACTGGGAGCACGCTATAAAGACCCACCACCACTCGTGTTGCCACTACCCCCCTAGCCCCCTCCGTGACGAGTGCTTCGCCCGTCGGGCTCCCTATCCCAACTATGACCGGGATATCTTGACCCTTGACCTCAGCCGAATCACCCCCAACCTCATGAATCACCTCTGTGGAAACCAAAGAGTTCTCAGCAAGCA CAAGCAGATTCCTGGGCTGATTCAGAAAGTGACTGCCCGTTGCTGTGACCTGCCATTCCCAGAGCAGGCCTGCTGTGCTGAGGAGGAG AAATCAGCCTTTATTGATGACCTGTGTGGTTCCCGACGTAACTTCTGGCGAGACTCTGCCCTCTGCTGTAAACTGAGTCCTGGGGATGAACAGGTCAACTGCTTCAACACGAAGTATCTGAGGAATGTGGCTCTAGTGACTGGGGACACTAGGGATGCCAAGGGCCCCGGGGAGCAGGGCCCAACTCGGGGAACAAATAGCAGCCCCACCTCTGAGCCCAAGGAAGAGTGA